Proteins from a single region of Ensifer adhaerens:
- a CDS encoding HpcH/HpaI aldolase/citrate lyase family protein, which yields MSKSTEHHPVRLRRSVLCVPADNARALAKVAELAADAVIFDLEDAVAPERKAEARAALVQHLTANRPDCEIVIRINALGSGFGQEDLAAALAAKPDAVLLPKVESPADIQAAADWLAENDAPETLRLWAMIETPRGVINAPVIAETGRTFGGRLDCFVVGLNDLRKETGVPDRPGRPYLVAWLMQILLAARGGGLDVIDAVFNDFRDVDGFDEECRQGRDMGYDGKMLIHPAQIGPANERFGVEQIAVDEARAIIAAFALTENAGKGVINLNGRMVERLHLDQAVTLAAKADLIEKRKTRS from the coding sequence ATGAGCAAATCGACAGAACATCACCCCGTGCGCCTGCGTCGCTCGGTGCTTTGTGTGCCCGCTGACAACGCCCGGGCGCTTGCCAAGGTCGCCGAGCTGGCGGCGGACGCAGTGATCTTCGATCTCGAGGATGCGGTAGCGCCTGAGCGCAAGGCCGAGGCCCGCGCAGCGCTGGTACAGCACCTCACGGCGAACCGGCCGGATTGCGAAATCGTTATCCGCATCAATGCGCTCGGCTCCGGCTTCGGTCAGGAGGATCTCGCAGCAGCTCTTGCGGCGAAGCCCGATGCTGTTCTTCTGCCGAAGGTTGAGAGCCCGGCGGATATCCAGGCGGCGGCCGATTGGCTTGCCGAAAACGATGCGCCGGAGACGCTGCGTCTCTGGGCGATGATCGAGACGCCGCGTGGCGTCATCAATGCGCCTGTCATCGCCGAGACCGGCCGCACCTTCGGTGGGAGGCTCGATTGTTTCGTCGTCGGCCTTAATGACCTGCGCAAGGAAACCGGCGTGCCCGACCGGCCCGGCCGCCCCTATCTCGTTGCCTGGCTGATGCAGATCCTGCTTGCCGCCCGCGGCGGCGGCCTCGACGTCATCGACGCGGTGTTCAACGATTTTCGCGACGTTGATGGTTTCGACGAGGAATGCCGGCAGGGCCGCGACATGGGCTACGATGGCAAGATGCTGATCCATCCGGCCCAGATCGGCCCGGCGAACGAACGTTTCGGCGTGGAGCAGATCGCCGTCGACGAGGCGCGCGCGATCATCGCGGCCTTCGCGCTCACGGAAAACGCCGGCAAGGGCGTCATCAATCTCAATGGCCGGATGGTCGAGCGGTTGCACCTCGATCAGGCCGTGACGCTCGCCGCCAAGGCGGATCTCATCGAAAAACGAAAGACAAGATCTTGA
- a CDS encoding VOC family protein, which produces MDTQTQQTETQQPAPVLNGLLPYLQVDGAAKASEFYQRAFGGKEVNRHPLDEQGRTMHIHLYVNGSSLMLADAYPEYGHPLEKPQAFTLTLTVEDIDAWWDRAVAAGAEVVMPIEVMFWGDRYGQLRDPFGVLWAMNSPVKAG; this is translated from the coding sequence ATGGATACCCAGACGCAGCAAACTGAAACGCAGCAGCCGGCACCGGTTCTGAACGGCCTTCTGCCCTATCTGCAGGTCGATGGCGCCGCCAAGGCGTCCGAATTCTACCAGCGCGCCTTTGGCGGCAAGGAAGTCAACCGGCACCCGCTCGACGAGCAGGGCCGCACGATGCACATCCACCTCTACGTCAACGGCAGTTCGCTGATGCTGGCCGATGCCTATCCGGAATACGGCCATCCGCTGGAAAAGCCGCAGGCCTTCACCCTGACGCTCACCGTCGAAGACATCGACGCCTGGTGGGACCGCGCCGTTGCCGCCGGTGCGGAAGTGGTGATGCCGATCGAGGTGATGTTCTGGGGCGACCGTTACGGCCAGCTTCGCGACCCCTTCGGCGTTCTCTGGGCGATGAACAGCCCTGTGAAGGCAGGCTGA
- the leuD gene encoding 3-isopropylmalate dehydratase small subunit has translation MEKFVKLTGVAAPLPVVNIDTDMIIPKDYLKTIKRTGLGKGLFAEARYNEDGSVNPDFVLNKPAYQNAKILVAGDNFGCGSSREHAPWALLDFGIRCVISTSFADIFYNNCFKNGILPIVVSQADLDKLMDDASRGSNAILSVDLESQEITGPDGGSVKFEVDAFKRHCLLNGLDDIGLTLEKATAIDSFEKSVGASRPWA, from the coding sequence ATGGAAAAATTCGTCAAGCTCACCGGTGTCGCCGCCCCCCTCCCCGTCGTCAACATCGACACGGACATGATCATTCCGAAGGATTACCTGAAGACGATCAAGCGCACCGGCCTTGGCAAGGGCCTTTTCGCCGAAGCCCGTTACAACGAGGATGGCTCGGTCAACCCGGACTTCGTGCTCAACAAGCCCGCCTACCAGAACGCCAAGATCCTGGTTGCCGGCGACAATTTCGGCTGCGGCTCCTCGCGCGAGCACGCACCGTGGGCGCTGCTCGACTTCGGTATCCGCTGCGTGATCTCCACGTCGTTCGCCGACATCTTCTACAACAACTGTTTCAAGAACGGCATTCTGCCGATCGTCGTCAGCCAGGCTGACCTCGACAAGTTGATGGATGACGCCTCGCGCGGTTCCAACGCCATCCTCTCGGTCGACCTCGAATCCCAGGAAATCACCGGTCCGGACGGCGGCTCGGTCAAGTTCGAGGTCGATGCCTTCAAGCGTCACTGCCTGCTGAACGGCCTCGATGACATCGGCCTGACGCTGGAAAAGGCGACCGCCATCGACAGCTTCGAGAAGTCGGTCGGCGCCTCGCGCCCCTGGGCCTAA
- a CDS encoding RidA family protein, whose translation MTRKLISSGSPFEKTAGYSRAVAMGDWCFVSGTTGYDYATMTMPETVEEQARNCLKTIEGALKEAGFSMKDVVRNHYYVTDASFADRVFPIFGEVFGEIRPAATMIVCDLIRPEMLIEIEVTALRG comes from the coding sequence ATGACGCGCAAGCTCATCTCCTCGGGCTCGCCCTTCGAAAAGACGGCAGGCTATTCGCGTGCCGTCGCGATGGGCGACTGGTGCTTCGTCTCCGGCACGACCGGCTACGACTACGCCACCATGACCATGCCCGAGACGGTGGAGGAGCAGGCGCGCAACTGCCTGAAGACGATCGAGGGCGCGCTGAAGGAAGCGGGCTTCTCGATGAAGGACGTGGTGCGCAACCACTACTACGTCACCGATGCAAGCTTCGCCGACCGAGTGTTCCCGATTTTCGGCGAAGTCTTCGGCGAGATCCGCCCGGCCGCAACCATGATCGTCTGCGATCTGATCCGCCCGGAAATGCTGATCGAGATCGAGGTCACCGCCCTTCGCGGCTGA
- a CDS encoding AAA family ATPase, producing the protein MQFQGTADYIADKDLMIAVNAAIRLERPLLVKGEPGTGKTELARQIAAALGLELIEWSVKSTTKAQQGLYEYDAVSRLRDSQLGDERVNEVRNYIRKGKLWQAFEADRRVVLLIDEIDKADIEFPNDLLQELDRMEFHVYETGEMIGARHRPIVIITSNNEKELPDAFLRRCFFHYIRFPDADTLARIVEVHYPGIRKTLLSAALAAFYDIRQVPGLKKKPSTSEALDWIRLLVADEVDPADLRADAKTMLPKLHGALLKNEQDVHLFERLAFMARRDG; encoded by the coding sequence ATGCAATTTCAAGGCACCGCCGACTATATCGCCGACAAGGACCTGATGATCGCCGTCAACGCCGCGATCCGGCTGGAACGGCCGTTGCTGGTCAAGGGCGAGCCCGGCACCGGCAAGACCGAGCTTGCCCGCCAGATCGCCGCAGCCCTTGGCCTCGAGCTGATCGAATGGAGCGTCAAGTCGACCACCAAGGCGCAGCAGGGGCTTTACGAATACGATGCCGTATCGCGCCTGCGCGACAGCCAGCTCGGCGACGAGCGCGTCAACGAGGTCAGGAATTACATCCGCAAGGGCAAGCTCTGGCAGGCCTTCGAGGCCGATCGGCGCGTGGTGCTCCTGATCGATGAGATCGACAAGGCCGATATCGAATTTCCGAACGACCTGTTGCAGGAACTCGACCGCATGGAATTCCATGTCTACGAGACCGGCGAGATGATCGGCGCCCGTCATCGGCCGATCGTCATCATCACCTCCAACAACGAGAAGGAGCTGCCGGACGCCTTCCTGCGTCGCTGCTTCTTCCACTATATCCGCTTCCCCGACGCCGACACGCTCGCCCGCATCGTCGAGGTGCATTACCCCGGCATCCGCAAGACGCTGCTGTCGGCCGCTCTTGCCGCCTTCTACGACATCCGCCAGGTGCCGGGCCTGAAGAAGAAGCCGTCCACGTCCGAAGCGCTCGACTGGATCCGGCTGCTGGTCGCCGACGAGGTCGATCCGGCAGATCTCCGAGCCGATGCCAAGACCATGCTGCCGAAGCTGCACGGCGCACTGCTCAAGAACGAGCAGGACGTGCACCTGTTCGAACGCCTGGCCTTCATGGCGCGGCGCGACGGATGA
- a CDS encoding NUDIX hydrolase → MTPDAHKVLIYATWRDRLLVFDEPDFPEIALQVPGGTMEPDESPEAAAVREFIEETGLTPSETLAHLDTHDYSFRKDGRTICHRRHYFHVALTGVQRQTWLHQEMTPFGGGEPIRFRFFWLGIDEAKRRLGYGMQDGLHLLRACASP, encoded by the coding sequence ATGACCCCGGACGCCCACAAGGTCCTGATCTACGCCACCTGGCGCGACCGATTGTTGGTCTTCGACGAGCCGGACTTTCCCGAGATCGCGCTGCAGGTGCCTGGCGGCACGATGGAGCCGGACGAGAGCCCAGAGGCCGCGGCAGTGAGAGAATTTATCGAGGAGACGGGGCTGACGCCGTCGGAAACGCTCGCCCATCTCGACACGCACGATTATTCCTTCCGGAAGGACGGCCGGACCATCTGCCATCGGCGGCACTATTTTCACGTCGCACTTACTGGCGTGCAGCGGCAGACCTGGCTGCATCAGGAGATGACACCTTTTGGCGGCGGCGAGCCGATCCGCTTCCGCTTCTTCTGGCTCGGCATCGACGAGGCCAAGCGTCGGCTTGGGTATGGGATGCAGGACGGTCTGCATTTGTTGCGGGCTTGCGCCTCACCCTAA
- the metA gene encoding homoserine O-acetyltransferase MetA: MPIKIPDTLPAFETLVHEGVRVMTETVAIRQDIRPLQIGLLNLMPNKIKTEIQMARLIGASPLQVELSLVRIGAHRAKNTSEDHLLSFYETWEEVQGRKFDGFIITGAPVETLDYEDVTYWDELKRILDWTETNVHSTLNVCWGAMAAIYHFHDVPKYPLNEKAFGVYRHQNLNRSSVYLNGFSDDFAVPVSRWTEVRRADIDKVPSLEILMESKEMGVCLVHEKKGNRLYMFNHVEYDSTSLSDEYFRDVDAGVPIKMPHDYFPHNDSTLPPQNRWRSHAHLFFGNWINEMYQTTPYDLSEIGTGKS, encoded by the coding sequence ATGCCCATCAAGATTCCCGATACGCTGCCCGCCTTCGAAACCCTCGTACACGAGGGCGTGCGGGTGATGACCGAGACCGTGGCGATCCGTCAGGATATCCGCCCGCTCCAGATCGGGCTCCTGAACCTCATGCCGAACAAGATCAAGACCGAGATCCAGATGGCGCGCCTGATCGGCGCTTCGCCGCTGCAGGTGGAACTGTCGCTGGTGCGCATCGGCGCCCACCGGGCAAAGAACACCTCGGAAGACCATCTGCTTTCCTTCTACGAGACCTGGGAAGAGGTGCAGGGTCGCAAGTTCGACGGCTTCATCATCACCGGCGCGCCGGTCGAGACGCTGGACTATGAGGACGTCACCTATTGGGACGAATTGAAGCGCATCCTCGACTGGACGGAGACCAACGTGCATTCGACGCTCAACGTCTGCTGGGGCGCGATGGCCGCAATCTACCATTTCCACGACGTGCCGAAATATCCGCTCAACGAGAAGGCCTTCGGCGTCTATCGCCACCAGAACCTCAACCGCTCGTCCGTCTACCTCAACGGCTTTTCCGACGATTTCGCGGTTCCCGTTTCGCGCTGGACCGAGGTCCGACGTGCCGATATCGACAAGGTGCCCAGCCTCGAGATCCTGATGGAATCGAAGGAGATGGGCGTCTGCCTCGTGCACGAGAAGAAGGGCAACCGGCTCTACATGTTCAACCACGTGGAGTATGATTCCACTTCGCTGTCGGACGAATATTTCCGGGACGTGGACGCCGGCGTGCCGATCAAGATGCCGCACGACTATTTCCCGCACAATGATTCGACCCTGCCGCCACAGAACCGCTGGCGCAGCCATGCCCATCTCTTCTTCGGCAACTGGATCAACGAAATGTACCAGACGACGCCCTATGATCTCTCGGAGATCGGCACCGGAAAAAGCTGA
- a CDS encoding vWA domain-containing protein has protein sequence MFIPFFLELKAAKVPVTLREFLSLIEGMEAGIATFDVEAFYYLARTALVKDERHIDRFDRVFQHCFSGLEAVNPMEAGEEAVIPEDWLRKLAEKHLTEEEKRLIEALGGFDKLMETLRQRLQEQKGRHQGGSKWIGTAGTSPFGAYGYNPEGVRIGQDQSRHRRAVKVWDRREFKDYDDTVELGTRNIKVALKRLRRWVRQGAADELDLSGTIRATAEHGYLDVVTRPERRNAVKLLMFFDVGGSMDDHIRIVEELFSAARGEFRHMEHFYFHNCVYEGLWKDNRRRRADITRTTEVLRTYGGDYRAIFVGDASMSPYEISHPGGSVEHWNDEAGALWLSRMTAHFPRSIWINPVPEQHWGYTQSIAMVKSLFEGRMFPLTLAGLQDATKQLSR, from the coding sequence ATGTTCATCCCCTTCTTCCTCGAACTCAAGGCGGCGAAAGTCCCGGTCACGCTCCGGGAATTCCTCTCCTTGATCGAGGGGATGGAGGCGGGCATCGCCACATTCGACGTCGAAGCCTTTTACTACCTGGCGCGCACGGCGCTGGTGAAGGACGAGCGCCATATCGACCGCTTCGACCGGGTGTTCCAGCACTGTTTTTCCGGGCTTGAGGCGGTCAACCCGATGGAAGCCGGCGAAGAGGCCGTCATCCCCGAGGACTGGCTGCGCAAGCTTGCGGAAAAGCACCTGACGGAGGAAGAAAAACGCCTGATCGAGGCGCTCGGCGGCTTCGACAAGCTGATGGAGACCTTGCGCCAGCGGCTGCAGGAACAAAAGGGCCGGCATCAGGGCGGTTCGAAGTGGATCGGCACCGCCGGCACCTCGCCCTTCGGCGCCTATGGCTATAACCCCGAAGGGGTCAGGATCGGCCAGGACCAGTCGCGCCATCGCCGCGCCGTGAAGGTCTGGGACCGGCGCGAGTTCAAAGACTACGACGACACCGTCGAGCTTGGCACGCGCAACATCAAGGTCGCGCTGAAGCGGCTCAGACGCTGGGTGCGCCAGGGTGCTGCCGACGAACTCGACCTCTCGGGCACGATCCGCGCCACCGCCGAGCACGGCTATCTCGACGTGGTGACGCGGCCCGAGCGGCGCAACGCCGTGAAACTTTTGATGTTCTTCGACGTCGGCGGCTCGATGGACGATCACATCCGCATCGTCGAGGAACTGTTCTCCGCCGCCCGCGGCGAGTTCCGCCACATGGAGCATTTCTACTTCCACAATTGCGTCTACGAGGGCCTGTGGAAGGACAATCGCCGCCGCCGCGCCGATATCACCCGCACGACGGAGGTGCTGCGCACCTATGGCGGCGACTATCGCGCCATCTTCGTCGGCGACGCCTCGATGAGCCCCTATGAGATCAGCCATCCCGGCGGCTCGGTCGAGCACTGGAACGACGAGGCCGGCGCGCTGTGGCTGTCACGGATGACGGCGCATTTTCCGCGCTCCATCTGGATCAATCCCGTGCCGGAACAGCACTGGGGCTACACCCAGTCGATCGCCATGGTGAAAAGCCTGTTCGAGGGGCGCATGTTTCCCCTGACGCTTGCCGGGCTACAGGACGCCACCAAGCAGCTGTCGCGCTGA
- a CDS encoding aldose epimerase family protein has protein sequence MHQNTEIFGHLPSGEPVHRLVLSGGGLTAHVLTWGSVIQDLRLEGHEPPLVLGFTDLESYIAHSPYLGATPGRSANRIGNGRFTLDGEAYQLELNEKGVTHLHGGSDNIGKRNWTIARQTPDSVTLTITDPDGRAGYPGNCQVTCTYTLKPGGVLSVVYESSTDRATLANVCQHSYFNLDGSADALGHDIMIAADHYLPTNDLQVPTGEILAVEGTAFDLREMTPLHRQTEGERISYDHNFCLSDERMAKHSVALARSINSGVTLEVLTTEPGVQLYTGAKLNIPVPGLEGRRYGPFAGFCLETQIWPDAINHPGFPNAVLRPGEIRGQETDYVFMKS, from the coding sequence ATGCATCAGAACACGGAAATCTTCGGCCACCTGCCATCCGGCGAGCCGGTCCATCGTCTGGTGCTTTCCGGCGGCGGTCTCACCGCGCATGTGCTCACCTGGGGCTCGGTGATCCAGGACCTGCGGCTTGAGGGCCATGAGCCGCCGCTGGTGCTCGGCTTCACCGATCTCGAAAGCTACATTGCCCATTCGCCCTACCTCGGCGCGACGCCTGGGCGCTCAGCCAACCGCATCGGCAATGGACGCTTCACGCTCGATGGCGAGGCCTACCAGCTGGAATTGAATGAGAAGGGCGTCACCCACCTGCATGGCGGCAGCGACAATATCGGTAAGCGCAACTGGACGATCGCCCGGCAAACGCCGGACAGCGTGACGCTCACCATCACTGACCCCGACGGACGCGCCGGCTATCCCGGCAATTGTCAGGTCACCTGTACCTATACGTTGAAGCCCGGCGGCGTCTTGAGCGTCGTCTATGAGAGCAGTACCGACCGGGCAACACTCGCCAATGTCTGCCAGCACAGCTATTTCAACCTCGACGGCAGCGCCGACGCGCTCGGCCACGACATCATGATCGCCGCCGACCACTATCTTCCGACGAACGACCTGCAGGTGCCGACGGGCGAGATCCTTGCCGTCGAGGGCACCGCCTTCGATCTGAGGGAAATGACGCCGCTTCACCGCCAGACCGAAGGCGAACGCATCAGCTACGACCACAATTTCTGCCTTTCGGACGAGCGCATGGCAAAACATTCGGTAGCGCTCGCCCGCAGCATCAACTCCGGCGTCACGCTGGAAGTGCTGACCACCGAGCCCGGCGTGCAGCTCTATACCGGCGCCAAGCTGAACATCCCCGTCCCCGGCCTCGAAGGTCGCCGCTACGGCCCGTTTGCGGGCTTCTGTCTGGAAACCCAGATCTGGCCCGACGCCATCAACCACCCCGGCTTCCCGAACGCGGTGCTGCGCCCCGGTGAGATCCGTGGGCAGGAAACGGACTACGTCTTCATGAAGAGCTGA
- a CDS encoding prolyl-tRNA synthetase associated domain-containing protein: protein MSESQPKSADDLFHFLDELGIEHKTKRHQPVFTVAESVALRDEIPGGHTKNLFVKDKKDNYFLLTVEEHATVDLKTIHQVIGAASKVSFGKPEKLMEYLGVIPGAVTAFGAINDTGGNVKVILDEELMKFDIVNCHPLSNDATTSIASSDLLRFMEATGHEPLVLKVTA, encoded by the coding sequence ATGAGTGAATCACAGCCGAAGTCCGCCGACGACCTCTTCCATTTTCTTGACGAACTCGGGATCGAGCACAAAACCAAGCGACACCAACCCGTGTTCACCGTTGCCGAATCGGTGGCGCTTCGCGACGAAATCCCCGGCGGCCATACAAAGAACCTGTTCGTGAAGGACAAGAAGGACAATTATTTCCTGCTGACCGTCGAGGAGCACGCCACGGTGGACCTGAAGACCATCCACCAGGTAATCGGCGCGGCAAGCAAGGTGTCCTTCGGCAAGCCGGAGAAGCTGATGGAATATCTGGGCGTCATCCCGGGTGCAGTAACCGCTTTCGGCGCGATCAACGACACCGGTGGTAACGTCAAGGTCATTCTCGACGAGGAACTGATGAAGTTCGACATCGTCAACTGCCATCCGCTCTCCAATGACGCGACCACCTCGATCGCATCGAGCGATCTGCTGCGCTTCATGGAAGCAACCGGACACGAACCGCTTGTCTTGAAAGTCACGGCCTGA
- the trxA gene encoding thioredoxin produces MTGSDNPYAGSFGTQMTASASFGQPAAASGGDLIKETTTANFTKDVLDASRQQPVLVDFWAPWCGPCKQLTPVIEKVVTEAAGRVKLVKMNIDDHPSIAGQLGIQSIPAVIAFVGGRPVDGFMGAVPESQIKQFIEKIAGPAVDDSKAEIEAVLADAKALLDAGDAQNAAGLYGAVLQADPENVVAIAGMVDCMIALGQLAEAREALSGLPEDLAKDAGIAAIGKKLEQIEEARKLGDPNEFERRLAANPDDHEARVLLAKIRNVEGDRTAAADHLLTVMKRDRAFDDDGARRELLSFFEVWGPKDPATIAARRKLSSILFS; encoded by the coding sequence ATGACGGGCAGTGACAATCCCTATGCAGGGTCTTTCGGCACTCAGATGACGGCCTCGGCCTCCTTCGGTCAGCCGGCGGCCGCGTCGGGCGGTGACCTGATCAAGGAAACCACCACTGCCAACTTCACCAAGGACGTGCTCGACGCCTCCAGGCAGCAGCCGGTTCTCGTCGATTTCTGGGCGCCCTGGTGCGGCCCCTGCAAGCAGCTGACGCCCGTCATCGAAAAGGTGGTCACGGAAGCCGCAGGCCGCGTCAAGCTCGTCAAGATGAACATCGACGATCATCCCTCGATTGCCGGCCAGCTCGGCATCCAGTCGATCCCCGCCGTCATCGCCTTTGTCGGCGGACGCCCGGTCGATGGCTTCATGGGTGCGGTGCCGGAAAGCCAGATCAAGCAATTCATCGAAAAGATCGCCGGCCCCGCCGTCGATGACAGCAAGGCGGAGATCGAGGCCGTGCTCGCCGATGCCAAGGCGCTGCTCGACGCCGGCGACGCCCAGAATGCCGCCGGCCTCTACGGCGCCGTTCTGCAGGCCGATCCGGAAAACGTCGTGGCGATCGCCGGCATGGTCGATTGCATGATCGCACTCGGCCAACTCGCGGAAGCCCGCGAAGCGCTTTCCGGACTGCCCGAAGACCTTGCCAAGGACGCAGGCATTGCGGCGATCGGCAAGAAGCTCGAGCAGATCGAGGAAGCCCGCAAGCTTGGTGATCCCAACGAGTTCGAACGGCGCCTGGCAGCAAACCCCGATGATCACGAAGCGCGCGTGCTGCTCGCCAAGATCCGCAATGTCGAAGGCGACCGGACGGCTGCTGCCGATCACCTGCTGACGGTCATGAAGCGCGATCGGGCTTTCGACGACGACGGCGCGCGGCGCGAGCTGCTCTCCTTCTTCGAGGTCTGGGGCCCGAAGGATCCGGCAACGATCGCCGCACGGCGCAAGTTGTCATCGATCCTGTTCTCCTGA
- a CDS encoding LON peptidase substrate-binding domain-containing protein, whose product MHVGNARYLGPKDLPEIIPVFPLTGALLLPGAQLPLNIFEPRYLAMLDDALSGNRLIGIVQPSFCEGRNEIATGPMQALCAVGCIGRITSFAETGDGRYITSLTGVCRYRLFSEVGGTRGYRRFRIGPFAADLENRDDETLVDRAALLAAFKAYLEANKLKADWESVERASNRTLVNSMAMMSPYGPAEKQALLEAPDLKTRAETLIAITEIVLARDFGDMDSILQ is encoded by the coding sequence ATGCACGTTGGAAATGCACGCTACCTCGGTCCGAAGGACTTGCCGGAGATCATTCCGGTGTTTCCGCTGACCGGTGCCCTGCTGCTTCCAGGCGCCCAGCTTCCGCTCAACATCTTCGAGCCGCGCTACCTTGCAATGCTCGATGACGCGCTCTCCGGCAACCGCCTGATCGGCATCGTGCAACCCTCCTTCTGCGAAGGCCGCAACGAGATCGCCACCGGTCCGATGCAGGCGCTCTGCGCGGTCGGCTGCATCGGCCGCATCACCTCGTTCGCCGAGACCGGCGACGGCCGCTACATCACCTCGCTCACCGGGGTTTGCCGCTACCGTCTGTTTTCCGAGGTCGGCGGCACGCGCGGATACCGCCGTTTCCGCATCGGCCCGTTTGCTGCCGATCTCGAAAACCGCGACGATGAAACCCTCGTCGACCGGGCAGCGCTGCTTGCCGCCTTCAAGGCCTATCTCGAAGCCAACAAGCTCAAGGCCGATTGGGAAAGCGTCGAACGGGCAAGCAACCGCACACTCGTCAATTCCATGGCGATGATGTCGCCCTACGGTCCCGCGGAAAAACAGGCGCTGCTCGAAGCGCCCGACCTCAAGACCCGCGCGGAAACCCTGATCGCCATCACCGAGATCGTGCTCGCGCGCGACTTCGGCGATATGGACAGCATCCTGCAATGA
- a CDS encoding Trm112 family protein codes for MDINASKVDPKLLELLVCPLTKGRLSYHAEANELVSEKARLAYPIRDGVPIMLVSEARKIED; via the coding sequence ATGGATATCAACGCCAGCAAGGTCGACCCGAAACTGCTCGAGCTGCTCGTCTGTCCGCTGACCAAGGGGCGCCTCAGCTACCACGCCGAAGCCAACGAACTCGTCTCGGAAAAGGCACGCCTCGCCTATCCCATCCGAGACGGCGTGCCGATCATGCTGGTTTCGGAAGCCCGCAAGATCGAGGACTGA
- a CDS encoding ubiquinone biosynthesis hydroxylase, producing MLDVLIAGGGYVGLSLAVSLKKAAPHLDVMVIDGAPDGAWKKDQRASAVASAAERMLDVLGVWDQIVPEAEPIRRMVITDSKAADPVRPVFLTFDGDGGDGRPFAHMVPNTAMVGALRGACEELGVVNRQSAMVETFKSGDHAVAVTLAGGEELEARLLVACDGVRSKLRDAAGIKTVEFDYGQSGIVTTVEHERPHEGTAEEHFLPAGPFATLPLKNNRSSLVWTERTEDAERLVKGDDFLFEEELERRFGHKLGHLKVVGGRRAFPLGLTLARDFVKPRFALAGDAAHGIHPISGQGLNLGFKDVAALAETIVEADRLGLDIGSLAVLERYQSWRRFDTFRMGVTTDVLNRLFSNDITPVRIARDFGLGLVDRLPSLKSFFIRQAAGIAGETDPRLLSGQAI from the coding sequence ATGCTCGATGTCTTGATTGCCGGTGGCGGCTATGTCGGCCTTTCGCTCGCGGTATCGCTGAAGAAGGCGGCGCCGCATCTGGATGTGATGGTCATCGACGGTGCGCCGGACGGCGCCTGGAAGAAGGACCAGCGCGCCTCGGCGGTCGCGTCAGCGGCCGAGCGCATGCTCGACGTGCTCGGCGTCTGGGATCAGATCGTGCCGGAGGCCGAGCCGATCCGCCGCATGGTGATCACCGATTCGAAAGCGGCCGATCCGGTGCGCCCGGTGTTTCTGACCTTCGATGGTGACGGCGGCGATGGCCGGCCCTTCGCCCATATGGTGCCGAACACGGCGATGGTTGGCGCGCTGCGCGGGGCCTGCGAGGAACTCGGTGTCGTCAATCGCCAGTCGGCGATGGTCGAAACCTTCAAGAGCGGCGATCATGCGGTCGCAGTCACGCTTGCCGGCGGCGAAGAGCTGGAGGCACGGCTGCTCGTCGCCTGTGACGGGGTGCGCTCCAAGCTGCGCGATGCTGCCGGCATCAAGACCGTCGAATTCGACTACGGCCAGTCCGGCATCGTCACGACGGTCGAGCACGAGCGGCCGCACGAGGGCACGGCCGAGGAGCATTTCCTGCCGGCCGGCCCGTTTGCCACCCTGCCGCTCAAGAACAATCGCTCGTCGCTGGTCTGGACCGAGCGCACCGAAGATGCCGAGCGCCTGGTCAAGGGCGACGATTTCCTTTTCGAGGAAGAGCTGGAACGCCGCTTCGGCCACAAGCTTGGACACCTGAAGGTCGTCGGCGGACGGCGGGCCTTTCCGCTCGGCCTGACGCTCGCGCGCGATTTCGTCAAGCCGCGTTTCGCGCTTGCCGGTGATGCCGCCCACGGCATTCACCCGATCTCGGGGCAGGGGCTCAATCTCGGCTTCAAGGATGTGGCGGCGCTGGCGGAAACGATCGTTGAGGCGGATCGCCTTGGGCTCGATATTGGCTCGCTGGCGGTGCTCGAGCGCTACCAGAGCTGGCGGCGTTTTGACACGTTCCGCATGGGGGTGACGACGGACGTGCTCAACCGGCTGTTTTCCAACGACATTACCCCGGTCAGGATCGCTCGCGACTTCGGCCTCGGTCTCGTCGATCGCCTTCCGTCTCTGAAGAGTTTCTTCATTCGCCAGGCGGCCGGCATCGCCGGTGAGACCGATCCGCGACTGCTCTCGGGTCAGGCGATTTGA